The following proteins come from a genomic window of Desulfocurvibacter africanus subsp. africanus DSM 2603:
- a CDS encoding bifunctional sulfate adenylyltransferase/adenylylsulfate kinase, translating into MTVKPQFSPYAESLLVHFRRVESIKSESVSYPSVDLGVRQLCDLELLVNRAFYPLQGFMTRDEYESVLEHMRLPDGALWPIPICLDVTEKLASSLAPGESLAIRDGEGFMLAVLHVEDIWQPDLGREAEVVYGTRDPARHPGVRAFFEETKPWYVGGKIEGLHLPQHYDFPELRLTPSETHRIFSQNGWRKVIGFHTRDNLHCAHKEMILRAAREAGASILLHPVVGRPRSGDLDYFTLVHCYKQFVQKFPRNMIRLGLTPFAERFAGPREVLLQAIVRKNFGCTHYMVSEDQGDPFAANGQDLFYPRGSAQDVLAEHVGDIGITMVPIRRMVYVEDKSQYIAVDEVQPGMSVKEISSAELRRRLMEDLEIPDWYSFPEVVAELRKAYPPRHRQGFTIFLTGLSGAGKSTLAKVLLAKFMEMSDRPVTLLDGDIVRKNLSSELSFSREHRELNIRRIGFVASEITKNGGIAICAPIAPYEEPRQIVRELIQGYGGFIEVHMCTPLSVCEMRDRKGIYAKARAGLMKGVTGVDDPYIAPSNPELRIDTSEMTPTEAAQEVFLYLEEQGYIR; encoded by the coding sequence ATGACTGTGAAACCCCAGTTTTCTCCTTATGCTGAAAGCCTGCTCGTGCATTTTCGACGGGTCGAGAGCATCAAGAGCGAGTCCGTGAGCTATCCTTCCGTGGACTTGGGCGTCCGTCAACTTTGCGATCTCGAATTGCTGGTCAATCGGGCCTTCTATCCGCTGCAGGGCTTCATGACGCGCGATGAGTACGAATCAGTGCTGGAGCACATGCGTCTGCCAGATGGCGCCTTGTGGCCTATTCCCATCTGCCTGGACGTGACCGAGAAACTTGCGAGCAGTCTGGCCCCGGGCGAGTCCCTGGCCATACGCGACGGCGAAGGCTTCATGCTGGCCGTGCTCCATGTCGAGGACATCTGGCAACCCGACCTGGGGCGGGAGGCCGAGGTGGTCTATGGCACCAGGGACCCGGCACGCCACCCCGGTGTGCGCGCTTTCTTCGAGGAGACCAAGCCTTGGTACGTGGGCGGCAAGATCGAGGGGCTGCATCTGCCCCAGCATTATGATTTCCCCGAGCTGCGTCTGACGCCCTCGGAAACGCATCGGATCTTTTCTCAGAATGGCTGGCGCAAGGTGATTGGTTTTCATACTCGTGACAATCTGCACTGCGCGCACAAGGAGATGATTCTGCGTGCGGCACGCGAAGCCGGAGCCAGCATCCTGCTGCATCCGGTCGTGGGCAGGCCGCGTTCGGGGGACCTGGACTATTTCACCCTTGTCCATTGCTACAAGCAGTTTGTTCAGAAATTCCCCCGCAACATGATCCGGCTTGGGCTGACTCCCTTTGCGGAGCGTTTCGCCGGGCCACGGGAAGTGCTCCTGCAGGCCATAGTGCGCAAGAATTTCGGTTGCACGCATTACATGGTTTCCGAGGATCAGGGCGATCCCTTCGCCGCCAACGGGCAGGACCTATTCTACCCGCGTGGTAGTGCCCAGGATGTATTGGCCGAGCACGTGGGCGACATCGGCATCACCATGGTGCCCATCAGGCGTATGGTCTATGTCGAGGACAAGTCCCAGTACATCGCCGTGGATGAGGTCCAGCCCGGCATGTCGGTCAAGGAGATCTCCTCGGCCGAGTTGAGGCGCAGGCTTATGGAGGATCTGGAAATTCCGGATTGGTATTCCTTTCCAGAGGTTGTGGCGGAACTGCGCAAGGCATATCCGCCCAGGCACAGGCAAGGCTTCACCATTTTTCTTACAGGCCTGTCCGGAGCGGGCAAATCCACCTTGGCCAAGGTGCTTCTGGCCAAGTTCATGGAGATGAGTGACCGTCCCGTGACACTGCTGGACGGCGACATCGTGCGCAAGAATCTCTCCAGCGAGCTGAGTTTCAGCCGGGAGCACCGGGAACTGAACATACGACGCATAGGATTTGTGGCCAGCGAGATCACCAAGAACGGCGGCATCGCCATCTGCGCTCCCATCGCACCCTATGAGGAGCCCCGCCAGATCGTGCGCGAACTCATCCAGGGCTACGGCGGTTTCATCGAAGTACACATGTGCACGCCGCTGTCGGTCTGCGAAATGCGCGACCGCAAGGGCATATATGCCAAGGCCAGGGCAGGGCTCATGAAGGGCGTAACTGGTGTGGACGATCCGTACATTGCCCCCTCAAATCCTGAGCTGCGCATAGATACCTCGGAGATGACGCCCACCGAGGCGGCCCAGGAGGTTTTTCTCTATCTGGAGGAACAGGGCTACATCAGGTAG
- a CDS encoding HD domain-containing phosphohydrolase: MSRSLDVVTAESAVSRILGITNELNRLQDVDAILDRILFEARQLSKADAGSIFLVEDGKLRFSYMQNDTLFGKQSLTPAVYSNFSVPIDETSIVGYVAKTGEILVIDDAYQLNPEQPYSFNRSYDEKSGYRTTSIMTIPLRSFEDRLLGVMQIINAMDEENKFTSFGPDSRIYLPLFASHATGAIERSRMTREIILRMMRMAELHDPRETGQHVQRVGAFAAEIYHRYALNKGYSREQIRYMKGMIRLAAMLHDVGKIGVPDSVLKKPGKLTDEEFDLMKLHTLKGARLFSQPTSELDRLCGAIAMHHHEKWNGTGYPGHWAENSTQAEQPQPLSGENIPLGARIVAVADVYDALMSVRCYKEPWPEERVLETLRKDAGSHFDPEVVEAFFQIHDVIVAIREKYQEIPAEAAACRTVVAP, encoded by the coding sequence ATGAGCAGGTCCTTGGATGTCGTGACGGCCGAGTCTGCCGTTTCCAGGATTCTCGGTATCACGAACGAGCTGAACCGACTCCAGGATGTGGATGCCATACTCGACCGCATTCTCTTCGAGGCAAGACAGCTGTCAAAGGCCGATGCGGGATCAATTTTTCTTGTCGAAGATGGCAAGCTGCGCTTCAGTTATATGCAGAACGACACGCTCTTTGGAAAGCAGAGCCTTACTCCAGCCGTGTACTCCAACTTCAGCGTACCTATCGACGAGACATCCATCGTGGGATATGTGGCCAAGACAGGCGAAATTTTAGTTATCGATGATGCTTATCAGCTTAATCCCGAGCAGCCATACAGCTTCAACCGTTCCTACGACGAAAAGAGCGGCTATCGCACCACCTCCATCATGACCATCCCCCTGCGTTCCTTCGAGGATCGCCTGCTGGGGGTCATGCAGATCATCAATGCCATGGACGAGGAGAATAAATTTACTTCGTTCGGGCCTGACAGTCGCATTTACCTTCCCCTGTTCGCCAGTCATGCCACGGGAGCCATTGAGCGCAGTAGGATGACTCGCGAGATCATCCTGCGCATGATGCGCATGGCCGAGTTGCACGACCCGCGCGAAACAGGCCAGCATGTTCAGCGAGTCGGGGCTTTTGCCGCGGAAATCTATCACCGCTACGCATTGAACAAGGGCTACTCCCGCGAGCAGATTCGTTACATGAAGGGCATGATTAGGCTGGCGGCCATGCTCCATGATGTGGGTAAAATCGGCGTTCCAGACTCGGTGCTAAAGAAGCCAGGCAAGCTCACGGACGAGGAATTCGATCTAATGAAACTGCATACGCTGAAGGGTGCCCGCCTGTTCAGTCAACCGACTTCGGAGTTGGATCGTCTGTGTGGCGCCATCGCCATGCACCATCATGAAAAATGGAATGGCACGGGCTATCCGGGTCACTGGGCCGAGAACTCCACCCAGGCGGAACAACCTCAGCCGCTTTCCGGCGAAAACATTCCGCTGGGCGCGCGCATCGTTGCCGTGGCAGACGTGTATGACGCGCTCATGTCCGTTCGCTGCTATAAGGAACCCTGGCCCGAAGAACGCGTGTTGGAGACGTTGCGCAAGGACGCGGGCTCACATTTCGATCCCGAAGTAGTCGAGGCTTTTTTCCAGATTCACGATGTCATCGTGGCGATTCGCGAAAAATACCAGGAGATCCCTGCCGAAGCTGCCGCTTGCAGAACAGTGGTGGCCCCATAG
- the dxs gene encoding 1-deoxy-D-xylulose-5-phosphate synthase — MAENDAAQKPLLTQTTPDMVRGLSVTELERLAGEVRELIIDTVSKHGGHLAPSLGVVELTLALLKVYDPHADRIVWDVGHQAYAYKILTGRAERFHTLRQLGGISGFPRIAESPEYDHFGVGHSSTSISAALGMALARDLGGKKHNVLSVIGDGSMTAGLAYEGLNQAGGMGLDMVVVLNDNEMSISKNVGALSLFLSRKLSGPLLTKLKREVEGFLKSVPRIGEDLLKYARRSEDSFKGLFTPGMLFQSFGFNYLGPINGHDLGELIEIFEQVRNLKGPILVHVLTKKGKGYAPAEKNPTYFHGVGCFEPETGQALKYGNCSYPSFTEVFGQTLCELARQDEKIIAITAAMPEGTGLTRFREEFPSRFVDVGICEQHAVTFAAGLASQGFRPVVAIYSTFLQRSYDQIVHDVCLQNLPVSFFLDRGGLVGEDGPTHHGVFDLSFLRHIPNLVIMAPKDEAELRLMVKTALSHNGPCAVRYPRGVGLGSPLSDGLNPMPLGQGELLREGKDALLVAIGNRVHPSLAAAERLEREDGLQVAVFNARFVKPLPEAQLMELAERFKTILLVEENVQAGGFGSAVLELLASKDMLSGRTIRQQGIPDIFVEHGSQSELRARLALNEAGIARAVREVLAPAAKL; from the coding sequence ATGGCTGAAAATGATGCGGCGCAGAAGCCGCTCTTGACACAAACCACACCCGATATGGTGCGTGGCCTAAGCGTGACCGAGCTGGAGCGGCTTGCGGGAGAAGTGCGCGAGCTGATAATCGATACCGTTTCCAAGCATGGCGGACACCTGGCTCCAAGTCTTGGCGTGGTGGAACTGACCTTGGCCTTGCTCAAGGTCTATGATCCGCATGCCGACCGCATCGTTTGGGATGTGGGCCACCAAGCCTATGCCTATAAGATCCTGACTGGCCGCGCCGAGCGCTTCCATACTTTGCGCCAGTTGGGAGGCATCTCCGGCTTTCCCCGCATCGCCGAGAGTCCCGAGTACGACCACTTCGGAGTTGGGCATTCTTCCACATCCATCTCCGCAGCACTGGGCATGGCCTTGGCGCGTGATCTCGGCGGCAAGAAGCATAACGTGCTGTCCGTCATCGGCGACGGTTCCATGACCGCGGGGTTGGCCTATGAAGGCTTGAATCAGGCCGGCGGCATGGGTTTGGATATGGTCGTTGTGCTCAATGACAATGAAATGTCCATTTCCAAGAACGTTGGCGCATTGTCCCTATTTCTCTCGCGCAAGCTTTCCGGACCGCTGCTTACCAAGCTCAAGCGTGAGGTCGAAGGTTTTCTCAAAAGCGTGCCGCGCATAGGCGAGGATCTGCTTAAGTATGCCCGTCGTAGCGAAGACTCATTTAAAGGCCTGTTCACACCGGGCATGCTTTTCCAATCCTTCGGCTTCAATTACCTAGGGCCTATTAATGGCCACGATTTGGGAGAACTCATTGAGATTTTCGAGCAAGTGCGCAATCTCAAAGGCCCCATTTTGGTGCACGTACTCACAAAGAAGGGTAAGGGCTACGCGCCGGCCGAAAAGAATCCCACCTACTTTCATGGCGTGGGCTGCTTTGAGCCCGAAACGGGTCAAGCTCTCAAATACGGCAACTGCAGCTACCCATCTTTCACGGAAGTCTTTGGCCAAACCTTATGCGAGCTTGCCAGACAGGATGAAAAGATCATCGCCATCACAGCCGCCATGCCGGAGGGTACGGGCCTCACACGTTTCCGCGAAGAATTCCCTTCACGCTTCGTGGATGTCGGCATCTGCGAGCAGCATGCGGTGACCTTTGCTGCAGGACTGGCCTCCCAAGGTTTCAGACCGGTTGTGGCCATTTATTCCACATTCCTGCAACGTTCCTACGACCAGATTGTGCATGACGTTTGTCTGCAGAACTTGCCGGTGAGCTTTTTCCTGGACCGGGGAGGGCTGGTGGGGGAGGACGGCCCCACGCACCATGGCGTGTTCGACTTGTCTTTCCTGCGGCATATTCCCAACCTGGTTATCATGGCCCCAAAGGATGAAGCCGAATTGCGTCTCATGGTCAAGACCGCTTTGAGCCATAATGGACCTTGCGCAGTGCGCTATCCGCGTGGCGTCGGCCTGGGTTCTCCGCTGTCCGATGGGCTTAACCCCATGCCTCTTGGTCAGGGCGAACTTTTGCGCGAGGGCAAGGATGCTCTCCTGGTGGCCATCGGCAACCGGGTCCATCCATCACTGGCCGCCGCCGAACGCCTGGAGCGCGAGGACGGGCTGCAGGTGGCGGTCTTCAACGCCCGATTCGTCAAACCACTGCCCGAAGCCCAGCTTATGGAACTGGCAGAACGCTTCAAGACCATCCTCTTGGTGGAGGAAAATGTGCAGGCCGGAGGTTTTGGCTCGGCTGTACTCGAATTGTTGGCCAGCAAAGACATGCTCTCTGGCCGGACCATACGCCAGCAGGGTATTCCGGACATTTTTGTGGAGCATGGCTCCCAATCTGAGTTGCGAGCGCGGCTTGCTCTGAATGAGGCTGGTATCGCGCGAGCTGTGCGTGAGGTTTTAGCGCCTGCGGCCAAGCTGTAG
- a CDS encoding polyprenyl synthetase family protein, producing the protein MGLPAIKEDLLASARHVEGFLRTSLHGRGVPERLLTSMEYSLLAGGKRLRPVLCLKWAKLCGLGMEKAMPFAASLELIHTYSLIHDDLPAMDNDDLRRGKPSNHKQFDEATAILAGDGLLTEAFSLMAQAAESLPAERVVCAMKAVAAAAGAGGMVGGQALDMEYTGKAGISLDQLQTMHAMKTGALIRVACLSGAMLAGSKASVLEKASTYGAAIGVAFQIADDILDVVGNEQEIGKPVGSDEQAGKNTYPSLVGLAESHRLARLYVDRAVECLEEYSTSEADFLRQLAFYIVERVS; encoded by the coding sequence ATGGGTCTGCCGGCGATTAAAGAGGACTTGCTCGCTTCGGCAAGGCATGTGGAAGGCTTTTTGCGCACAAGCCTGCATGGTCGAGGAGTTCCAGAGCGTCTTCTGACATCCATGGAATACAGCCTGCTGGCCGGCGGCAAACGCCTGCGGCCGGTGCTATGCCTCAAGTGGGCCAAACTTTGCGGGCTGGGCATGGAGAAGGCCATGCCGTTTGCTGCATCGCTTGAGCTCATTCATACCTATTCCCTAATCCATGACGATCTGCCCGCCATGGACAATGACGACCTGCGCCGGGGCAAGCCCTCCAACCATAAACAGTTCGACGAAGCCACCGCCATTTTGGCCGGAGACGGCCTGCTCACCGAGGCTTTTTCGCTTATGGCTCAAGCGGCGGAGTCTCTTCCGGCCGAACGAGTGGTCTGTGCGATGAAGGCCGTGGCTGCCGCCGCAGGCGCTGGAGGTATGGTCGGAGGACAGGCCTTGGACATGGAGTATACGGGCAAAGCCGGGATTAGCCTGGATCAGCTCCAGACAATGCACGCCATGAAAACCGGCGCGCTCATCCGCGTGGCTTGTCTCAGCGGGGCCATGTTGGCAGGCTCCAAAGCCTCCGTGCTGGAAAAGGCCTCCACCTATGGCGCTGCCATCGGGGTTGCCTTTCAGATCGCCGACGACATCCTGGACGTGGTAGGTAATGAGCAGGAGATTGGTAAGCCCGTGGGCAGCGACGAGCAGGCAGGCAAGAACACATATCCAAGCTTGGTGGGTCTTGCCGAGAGTCACAGGCTTGCCCGGCTTTACGTGGACAGGGCTGTAGAGTGTTTGGAAGAGTATTCGACCTCGGAGGCCGACTTCCTGCGTCAGCTTGCGTTCTATATAGTCGAGCGGGTCAGTTAG
- the xseB gene encoding exodeoxyribonuclease VII small subunit yields MTRTQGEFERRLERLRQIVERLEQADLPLEEGVALYKEGLQLAQACRQELDRARHEITMYQDGVLMEFEPREGGDGSAGD; encoded by the coding sequence ATGACACGGACACAAGGTGAATTCGAGCGCAGGCTGGAACGCTTGCGTCAGATCGTGGAACGGTTGGAGCAGGCGGATTTGCCCCTGGAGGAAGGCGTGGCCCTGTACAAGGAGGGTCTGCAACTCGCCCAGGCGTGCCGTCAGGAGTTGGACCGGGCCCGGCACGAAATCACCATGTACCAGGACGGAGTGCTCATGGAGTTCGAACCGCGGGAGGGAGGCGATGGGTCTGCCGGCGATTAA
- a CDS encoding M23 family metallopeptidase translates to MVGAALAAPFDIEVPEQTYRGEPFLVSVSSPLPMENVAVAWLGKEVPAIVRREGDAYKAVVLLGTDVKRKYKPMEPIAIRISLDGQKSSISREIRVSEKTYPVQRLSVDPNMVQPPKKYWPRIEEESRIVGKALATITAERFWNLPMIRPTPGRISSIYGLRRVFNGQPRTPHRGLDIAAPQGELVLAVDEGLVVLTGDHYYAGQSVYLDHGQGVISAYLHLSKTTVTPGQVVSRGETIGQVGSTGRVTGPHLHFGLYVLGQAVDPEPLLSGVN, encoded by the coding sequence ATGGTTGGAGCCGCGCTGGCCGCACCATTCGATATCGAGGTTCCTGAGCAGACGTATAGGGGCGAGCCGTTTCTGGTCAGCGTGAGTTCACCTTTGCCCATGGAGAATGTGGCCGTTGCCTGGTTGGGCAAAGAGGTACCGGCCATTGTGCGTAGGGAAGGCGATGCCTACAAGGCTGTGGTTTTGCTGGGTACCGATGTGAAGCGGAAATATAAGCCCATGGAGCCCATTGCAATACGTATCAGTCTGGATGGACAGAAAAGCAGCATTTCCCGCGAGATTCGCGTGTCCGAGAAAACATATCCGGTGCAGCGGCTCAGCGTGGACCCCAATATGGTCCAGCCACCCAAGAAATATTGGCCGCGCATCGAGGAAGAGTCACGCATCGTGGGCAAGGCTCTTGCCACGATTACGGCCGAGCGCTTCTGGAACTTGCCCATGATCAGACCAACGCCCGGCAGGATATCGAGTATCTACGGGTTGAGGAGGGTCTTCAACGGCCAGCCTAGAACTCCCCACCGAGGCCTCGATATCGCCGCGCCTCAGGGCGAGCTAGTGCTGGCGGTGGATGAAGGCCTGGTTGTTCTGACAGGGGATCACTATTATGCAGGTCAGAGCGTCTATCTGGATCATGGCCAAGGCGTCATTAGCGCCTACCTGCATTTGTCTAAGACAACAGTCACACCTGGCCAAGTGGTCTCCAGAGGCGAGACCATCGGCCAGGTGGGCAGTACCGGGCGAGTTACTGGTCCCCACCTGCATTTTGGCCTGTATGTGCTCGGTCAGGCCGTGGATCCGGAGCCCTTGCTGAGCGGAGTAAACTAG
- the xseA gene encoding exodeoxyribonuclease VII large subunit: MSHIFRVRELTQALKDVVEGQFPFVWVKGQVSNLSRPGSGHIYFSLKDEEAVLSVVWFKSNQWLGGEGCVNPLTGEICEGPPLMLEEGKDVLCAGRLTVYPPRGTYQLVAELVQERGVGRLYQAFEALKQDLQAKGYFDQDRKMVLPRHPQRVAVVTAPGGAAIRDFLCIASERGLSSQIRIHPVLVQGDLAPAQIAQALEAINADGWAEVVVLIRGGGSLEDLWAFNTKRVADALYASRIPVLAGIGHEVDTTIADMVADRRAATPTHAAQILWPERRELLQMVDDLEIRLQARLKDCMQEMDRHVAVLVKALGWLSPVRRMERMEERLKHDRERLSMSAWQMMRRKQDILGSLVAALGRQYGSDRWAMLGGRVELLSMRLAEGGKRVLDTVESDLRMMETRLESLDPEKPLARGYSLVRVERTGRFLRDPDDVAPDDRLEIRVSKGLVPAVVVKGKE; encoded by the coding sequence ATGTCGCATATCTTCCGCGTACGCGAGTTGACCCAGGCCCTCAAAGACGTGGTGGAGGGGCAGTTCCCTTTCGTCTGGGTCAAGGGGCAGGTCTCCAACCTTTCGCGGCCGGGCTCGGGGCATATTTATTTCTCGTTAAAAGACGAGGAAGCCGTCCTCTCCGTGGTCTGGTTTAAATCCAACCAGTGGTTGGGAGGGGAAGGCTGCGTCAATCCGCTTACGGGCGAAATATGCGAGGGCCCTCCGCTGATGCTGGAGGAGGGCAAGGATGTGCTCTGCGCTGGCCGGCTGACCGTCTATCCGCCGCGCGGAACATATCAGCTTGTGGCCGAACTGGTGCAGGAGCGCGGCGTGGGCCGGCTCTATCAGGCTTTCGAAGCCCTGAAACAGGATTTGCAGGCCAAAGGCTACTTTGATCAAGACCGCAAAATGGTCCTGCCTCGTCATCCTCAACGGGTGGCCGTGGTTACGGCCCCTGGCGGCGCGGCTATCCGCGACTTTCTATGCATAGCCTCCGAGAGAGGCCTCAGTTCGCAGATTCGTATTCACCCGGTGCTCGTGCAGGGCGATCTGGCTCCAGCGCAGATTGCCCAAGCCCTGGAAGCCATCAATGCGGACGGTTGGGCTGAGGTGGTGGTGCTCATCCGCGGAGGCGGCTCCCTGGAGGATCTCTGGGCCTTCAACACCAAGCGCGTGGCTGACGCCTTGTATGCTTCACGCATCCCTGTGCTCGCAGGCATTGGCCATGAAGTGGACACGACCATTGCCGACATGGTCGCTGATCGGCGAGCGGCTACTCCGACGCATGCGGCACAGATTCTTTGGCCTGAACGTCGGGAGCTGCTGCAGATGGTGGATGATCTGGAAATCCGTTTGCAAGCACGCCTCAAGGATTGTATGCAGGAGATGGACCGGCATGTCGCCGTTCTGGTCAAGGCGCTTGGGTGGCTTTCACCTGTACGGCGCATGGAGCGCATGGAAGAACGCCTGAAGCACGATCGAGAGCGGCTTTCCATGTCGGCGTGGCAGATGATGCGCCGCAAGCAGGATATTCTTGGTTCCCTGGTTGCGGCGCTTGGTCGGCAATATGGTTCGGACCGCTGGGCCATGTTGGGAGGGCGGGTGGAATTACTGTCCATGCGCCTTGCCGAGGGAGGCAAACGTGTTCTCGATACCGTGGAGAGCGATCTGCGCATGATGGAGACTCGGCTGGAAAGCCTTGATCCCGAGAAACCCCTGGCGCGAGGATACAGTTTGGTGCGAGTGGAGCGCACCGGCCGTTTTCTTCGTGACCCGGATGATGTGGCCCCTGATGATCGGCTGGAAATTCGCGTTAGCAAAGGCTTAGTGCCGGCCGTAGTCGTAAAAGGCAAGGAATGA
- a CDS encoding proline--tRNA ligase: MRLSRFYLPTLKEVPADAEVVSHKLLLRAGLIRQLTSGIYTYLPMGLRALNKVADIVRQEMDRAGAQEILMPMVQPAELWKETGRWEFYGKELLRFKDRKDSDYCLGPTHEEVVTNLVRGEVRSYRQLPLNLYQIQTKFRDEIRPRFGLMRGREFVMKDAYSFDRDEEGANKSYWNMYQAYAQIFRRLGLKFKAVEADSGAIGGSFSHEFMVLAATGEDTIATCQECEWAANLEKAAVICKVLPCTDNCSPFTVVDTPGAHTVEDVAKLLGVTTRKVIKTLLFDVDGQPVAALVRGDHELNEIKLKNHLHATDVRLASPEQVREWTGAPVGFAGPVDLKVRILADQDLCGDTGYVAGANQADKHLLNVSLSRDVEVEAYADLRTITHEDVCPRCGKGVNLTRGIEVGHVFKLGYKYSKAMHATFLDENGKDQTMVMGCYGIGVSRIIASAIEQNHDEGGIIFPPSIAPYEAALISLGKSGDAVNAKAAELYESLRAEGIEVLFDDREERPGVKFKDADLVGYPMQIVLGGKGLERGVVEAKDRRTGEKAELPLEDFIKAFKAWRDEIWAGWGLERP; encoded by the coding sequence ATGAGACTGTCCCGTTTCTATTTGCCCACCCTCAAAGAGGTTCCGGCCGACGCCGAAGTCGTCAGCCACAAACTGCTGCTTCGGGCCGGCCTCATCCGTCAGCTTACCTCGGGTATTTATACGTATCTGCCCATGGGCCTGCGAGCCCTGAACAAAGTCGCGGACATCGTGCGCCAGGAAATGGACCGCGCCGGCGCGCAGGAAATCCTTATGCCCATGGTCCAGCCGGCCGAGCTTTGGAAGGAAACGGGCAGATGGGAGTTTTACGGTAAGGAACTGCTGCGCTTCAAGGACCGTAAGGACAGCGACTATTGCCTAGGACCCACCCATGAGGAAGTGGTCACGAACCTTGTGCGTGGCGAAGTGCGCTCCTACCGCCAGTTGCCGCTGAATCTCTACCAGATACAGACCAAGTTCCGCGACGAGATCCGGCCTCGTTTCGGGCTCATGCGCGGCCGCGAATTCGTCATGAAGGACGCCTATTCCTTTGACCGGGACGAAGAGGGCGCCAACAAGAGCTATTGGAACATGTATCAGGCTTATGCGCAGATCTTCCGCCGCCTGGGCCTCAAGTTCAAGGCCGTGGAAGCCGATTCCGGCGCCATTGGCGGCAGCTTCTCCCACGAATTTATGGTCCTGGCAGCCACGGGCGAAGATACTATCGCGACCTGTCAGGAATGCGAGTGGGCCGCAAATTTGGAAAAGGCCGCCGTGATTTGCAAGGTGCTGCCTTGCACCGATAATTGTTCACCGTTTACGGTTGTGGATACGCCCGGCGCACACACTGTTGAGGATGTGGCCAAGCTGCTGGGCGTGACTACGCGCAAGGTGATCAAGACGCTGCTGTTTGATGTGGACGGCCAGCCCGTTGCCGCCCTGGTGCGCGGTGACCACGAACTCAATGAGATAAAGCTTAAAAACCATCTGCACGCCACCGATGTCCGGCTGGCCAGTCCCGAGCAGGTGCGTGAATGGACCGGCGCGCCCGTCGGCTTTGCCGGTCCGGTGGACCTTAAAGTGCGCATTCTGGCGGACCAGGATTTGTGCGGTGACACGGGCTACGTGGCCGGGGCCAACCAGGCCGACAAGCACCTGTTGAACGTAAGCCTGTCGCGAGACGTCGAAGTGGAAGCCTATGCCGACTTGCGCACTATTACCCACGAGGACGTCTGTCCGCGCTGCGGCAAGGGCGTTAATCTGACCCGCGGCATCGAGGTGGGCCATGTATTCAAGCTCGGCTATAAGTATTCCAAGGCCATGCACGCTACGTTTCTGGACGAGAACGGCAAGGATCAAACCATGGTCATGGGCTGCTACGGCATCGGCGTGTCGCGCATCATCGCGTCGGCCATTGAGCAGAACCATGATGAGGGCGGCATCATCTTTCCGCCGTCCATCGCGCCATATGAAGCTGCGCTGATTTCCTTGGGCAAGTCCGGAGATGCAGTGAATGCCAAGGCAGCGGAGCTGTACGAAAGCTTGCGCGCCGAGGGCATTGAAGTGCTCTTTGATGACCGCGAGGAGCGTCCTGGTGTTAAGTTCAAGGATGCGGATCTGGTGGGCTACCCCATGCAGATAGTGCTCGGGGGCAAGGGCTTGGAGCGCGGAGTGGTTGAGGCCAAGGACCGCCGTACGGGCGAAAAGGCTGAACTGCCGTTGGAGGATTTCATCAAGGCGTTCAAGGCCTGGAGGGACGAGATCTGGGCAGGGTGGGGACTTGAGCGACCCTGA